A window from Vanessa cardui chromosome 21, ilVanCard2.1, whole genome shotgun sequence encodes these proteins:
- the LOC124538985 gene encoding organic cation transporter protein-like has translation MVQRIITQTAQIKKEDGLADLIGQFGKWQFIVIVTVSIVKLSSAWSQMAILFLTPNLTFWCSNFGDNSTSTGQNMTCYDDCIEYSYDTSPFGNTIISEWDLVCERAWLASFTQMVLQFGILIGSILFGFLSDRYGRKKTFLVSIVALLAFGFGIPFSPNYITFTVLRFFMGIATAGTMVISFVIVMETVGSNYREICGCLFQMPFIIGFILIPVFGYFYRNWDDYSLALAVPSIIYLGYFFMLSESPRWLVSVGKVDEATKLVTSAAKFNGLPTSKVEETLKKMSEKIQAESTAVKPNYSDLFKGSMLIKTVTSCIIWMITGLTYYGFNQYISQTSPDPFLTVGAMGLIQVPSILVSIWLLKHFARKLVVIGFFILGGLCVLALGVLPDTFWITLTLGCIGISCVSLVTTCIYIYTSELFPTVVRNMGMGACSTSMRVGSMIAPFVSNLSTTIPWMPNVIFGVSPIVAALICLLLPETKGTALPDSLKEVKDTA, from the exons atggtcCAAAGAATTATCACACAAACTGCCCAAATCAAGAAGGAAGACGGCTTAGCGGATTTAATCGGACAATTCGGAAAATGGCAGTTCATAGTGATAGTGACGGTTTCCATCGTGAAGTTATCATCAGCATGGTCTCAAATGGCGATCCTGTTCCTCACACCAAATTTGACATTTTGGTGCTCGAACTTCGGTGACAATTCGACCAGTACTGGACAAAACATGACATGTTACGACGATTGTATTGAATACTCATATGACACATCTCCATTTGGGAATACTATTATATCAGAATGGGATTTAGTCTGCGAACGAGCTTGGTTGGCGAGCTTCACCCAAATGGTCTTGCAATTTGGCATCTTGATTGGCAGCATATTGTTCGGATTTCTCTCTGAcag ATACGgcagaaaaaaaacatttctagtATCAATCGTCGCCCTTCTCGCATTTGGGTTCGGCATACCATTTTCACCTAACTACATAACCTTTACCGTCTTAAGATTTTTTATGGGAATCGCAACAGCAGGGACGATGGTTATATCTTTCGTGATCGTAATGGAAACCGTTGGATCGAATTACAGGGAAATATGCGGCTGCTTATTTCAAATGCCATTCATAATTGGTTTCATATTGATACCCGTGTTCGGATATTTCTATAGAAATTGGGACGATTACAGTTTGGCTTTGGCAGTAccatctattatttatttgggCTACTTTTTCATGCTGTCCGAATCGCCACGATGGCTCGTCAGCGTTGGTAAAGTTGATGAAGCAACTAAACTGGTGACGAGCGCTGCTAAgtt CAATGGTCTTCCAACATCTAAAGTAGAAGAGACGCTGaaaaaaatgtctgaaaaaATCCAAGCCGAATCAACTGCTGTGAAACCAAACTACAGTGATCTATTCAAAGGCTCCATGCTGATTAAGACCGTGACATCATGTATTATTTGGATGATAACTGGATTGACGTACTACGGTTTTAACCAGTATATTAGTCAGACTAGTCCTGACCCTTTCTTGACTGTGGGGGCAATGGGACTTATTCAG GTGCCATCGATTTTGGTATCTATTTGGCTGCTAAAACATTTTGCGCGCAAGTTGGTAGTCATCGGATTCTTCATATTGGGAGGGCTTTGTGTGTTAGCGTTAGGTGTATTGCCAGATACCTTCTGGATTACATTAACATTAGGATGCATTGGCATCAGCTGTGTGTCACTCGTCACTacatgcatttatatttatacgtcAGAATTGTTTCCAACTGTTGTTAGGAACATGGGCATGGGTGCTTGTTCAACTTCAATGCGAGTGGGGTCTATGATAGCTCCATTTGTTTCAAACTTATCAACAACCATACCCTGGATGCCGAATGTTATATTTGGCGTGTCACCAATTGTTGCCGCGTTGATTTGTCTCTTGCTTCCAGAGACAAAAGGTACAGCTTTGCCTGATAGTTTAAAGGAAGTTAAAGATACCGCCTAA